A single genomic interval of Adhaeribacter pallidiroseus harbors:
- a CDS encoding type II toxin-antitoxin system RelE/ParE family toxin — translation MIISFGSKETEKIWNGERVAKLPIEIQTIGRRKLRMLNNSQNIADLRIPPSNRLEKLSGNLKEFYSIRINDQWRIIFQWNNGQASEVEISDYH, via the coding sequence ATGATAATATCTTTTGGCTCCAAAGAGACAGAAAAGATTTGGAACGGAGAACGAGTTGCTAAACTTCCTATTGAAATTCAGACAATTGGCAGGCGTAAATTAAGGATGTTGAACAACTCTCAAAATATAGCAGACTTGCGGATTCCCCCTTCAAACCGATTAGAGAAGCTGTCTGGAAATTTAAAAGAATTTTATAGTATCCGAATTAATGACCAGTGGAGAATCATTTTCCAATGGAACAACGGACAAGCCTCAGAAGTAGAAATTAGTGATTATCATTAA